In Archocentrus centrarchus isolate MPI-CPG fArcCen1 chromosome 16, fArcCen1, whole genome shotgun sequence, a single window of DNA contains:
- the LOC115793961 gene encoding NACHT, LRR and PYD domains-containing protein 1b allele 5-like encodes MMQDFSNWTKLEPEVNSTHVDEAPTYSLRSEAGHFECSVSGLRWVCKEKASFQYHFCSWGGHMERVESRQYMSAGPIIDVAVTAGKLSEMHLPHWICIDDIPDIPDRFAVLHIDDCGDFVEKVSEVTPTHVKLNELTFFPRAVALKLGSPVKISCNVLIYYKPNTPFLKLRVYLIPNDPALQQKMDKQESCSGYEKITKLRPEKHLKMHHGFSLTADTVSAQIQPQKITLRNDSQDPNFYEVYIENPERCFNLKLQYALSKKHEPVYEPVWTCELRKDDHPKSGYGEDKHSVDKLPAVTQKVSVSMPV; translated from the exons ATGATG CAGGATTTCAGTAACTGGACTAAACTTGAACCTGAGGTGAACTCTACACATGTAGACGAGGCTCCCACTTACAG CCTTCGTTCTGAAGCGGGACACTTCGAATGCAGTGTCTCTGGCTTGCGTTGGGTCTGTAAGGAAAAGGCCAGCTTTCAGTACCACTTTTGCTCGTGGGGGGGACACATGGAGAGGGTGGAAAGCAGACAGTACATGTCTGCAGGTCCCATAATTGATGTTGCAGTCACAGCTGGGAAGTTAAGTGAAATGCACTTGCCACACTGGATCTGTATAG ACGACATCCCCGACATACCGGACAGGTTTGCGGTCCTTCACATAGACGACTGTGGAGATTTTGTAGAAAAAGTGTCTGAAGTCACACCAACACATGTCAAGTTGAACGAACTAACTTTTTTTCCGAGAGCAGTCGCTCTGAAGTTGGGCTCCCCCGTTAAAATCAGCTGTAATGTGTTGATATACTATAAACCCAACACTCCGTTTCTCAAGCTCCGCGTCTACCTGATTCCAAATGACCCTGCTCTACAACAG AAAATGGACAAGCAAGAATCCTGTAGTGGCTATGAAAAAATTACCAAGCTGCGCCCAGAGAAGCACCTCAAAATGCATCACGGTTTCTCCCTCACAGCCGACACAGTCTCAGCACAAATTCAACCACAG aaaataacccTGAGAAATGATAGCCAAGACCCAAACTTCTATGAGGTGTACATTGAAAATCCAGAAAGATGCTTCAACCTGAAACTTCAGTATGCCTTGTCAAAAAAACACGAACCGGTGTATGAACCAGTTTGGACCTGTGAACTCCGAAAAG atgATCATCCAAAGTCAGGTTACGGGGAAG acaaacactctgtggataAGCTGCCTGCTGTGACACAGAAA GTTTCAGTGTCGATGCCCGTCTGA